The DNA window TTCAATACCCTGGCTGATGGTTATCTcgacaaaaacaaagttgtttGCATTCACTATCGTGTGAACTAAGTTAACACCACTGAGAGCATTAAGCCCTCCCCCTCACCAAAAGCACAGCACACTGGACAAATTGCAACAACCAAGCCTGCAAGAAGTTGGCCCACCGGCAAACGTCATGTAGGTTACTCCCAGCAAAACTCTCAGCTTCATACGGTGATGGACAACAGCGATGCAACATACATCCTCCGAGGGTCGTTGAATTGAATTCATTTACTTGAAACAAGccccataataaaaaaaatgctgttttatatcatgataaaatattaattgaaaGACAATTCTTTAGTGTTGAtcttgctctgtttctgttctctATTTACCCACTATTTCCAGCCCTGAGTTGAACCTTCATGTGATAAGGTTTGGGAGTCAAAGTGACTCCATAGACGGGAGTGTAATCTGGCTTTCCTGCATCCTTGGGCCAGACGAACTTAAACTTCCTCAGCAGAGTCACAATGATGAGGAAGAGCTCCATACGAGCCAGACTCTCTCCGAGACACACCCGAGATCCTGCGACGAAGAAAAAATGATGTTAAGACTCattgtgtctgtgcatgtcGCTCTTAATACGATGCACTGTTTGTGCTCTTGTACCTGCAGAGAAAGGCATGAATGCGTCTGGTTTAACAAAGTCTCCCTGGTCATTAAGGAAGTTTTCAGGGTTGAATTCATGAGGGAACTTCCATTGTCCCTCTTCATTCAGCACAGAGGTCAGGTTCTCAATGATCATTGTACCCTGAAGAGAAGATGAAACATAAGATCAAAAGGCATAAAGGAAACTCTTCATGTTGTTGCCTGTGTTGCCAGTGCCAATTTAAACAGTTCCCTCTTACCTTGGGAATGGAATACCCCATGAGCTCTACATCTTTAGTGGTGGCGTGGAAGACACTGAGTGGAACAGTGTTGGCAATCCTCTGGACTTCATGGATCACAGCCTGGATGAAGAGAGATGTAAACAACACTTCTTATGAACTTCTCATGGACTTGGAGGGGAATGTAATCTATGTTGTCTCAGCAACAGAAACGCACACTAATAAACTTGTAGCATTGACATGACTTAGTCCCTTTAACTGAGTTTGTTTCATGCATGGAGGTTAGTTAGATTTCAAAGAGTATCGTTATGGACAGTTTGTATTACCTGCACGTAAGGCATGTTGTGTCTGTCCTCGAAACTGACCCGAAACTTCCCATCCAACACCCGGTCTATCTCCTGCTGACAGCGCTCTGTATGAGaaagttaacatttttaaacaccAAAGTGGGGTTATATTACCCTTTTTTCCAGCccaacatttttattctgaaaccCTGGAGTAGTTTAGCATGATTAAAAAATCCCTATTTATCCCATGCTGGCAATCTGGCATTTCATGCAGGACCAAACATGCATGAAAGCCTTTTAACTTCCTGTCTCTTCAAGGCCCACTCCTTATAAGCCCACTTATTTTCTGACTGGCCAACTTCCAACTTCTGTGACTGGCTTAATACCTGCCATCACCCATGTTTTATCTGGGCTCCTTAAATATTCTAGGACCATTTCCAAGAGCCCTCTCCCTTGATGTTGGACAATATGATAAATAGCAGAGTGACAGATGCCTGAATAACAAATCAGCTGAAACTATGGTTCAGTTCCATTTATTGTCTTTACATATGACATGCATGTGTGGGTCCATGGGTTTGTAGCACGCTTAATGGATAATTGATAATTAATATTATCCATTACTGATGTGCTTTTTAAACTGCATCCACTTAGAAAGGTTTAAATTTCAGAAAGAAACAATGCAAATTTTAGATAGAAATATTTACATATGCAAGTGTACCTTGTATGTGTGGGTAGTTCATTAGGTAAAGAAAAGCGGTGAGCAGCGTGTTGGAGGTGGTGTCAGTCCCGGCAAAGTAAAGATCTAAAACGTTCCCAATGAGTTTGTCCTCTGAAAATGTGGTGTCATCGCCTCTCTGAAAAGAGGAAAGTGATCGTGGTAAAACAAATGCCAGTaagtagagacagaaaatgcaAAACGTACCTTTTCCAGTTCGTCCAGATAGCAATCAACAAAGTCTCGCGGCTCTCCAGGGACTCTGGTCTTCTTGTGCTCGGCCAGCATAGGAAGTAGGAGTTTATCAAACAGCTAAAAGCCAAATAATTCAGAATTTGTGTgaatttccatctttatttttactcacTACATGTTGATCAGTTTACTACTGATCCTAAATTACCATGTGTATTTtctattacatatatatatatatatattttttttttttacctcaaaaTTCTCAAAGCCCTTGTTGAAGGGCAGTGGCAGGTAGCGAATTAAAGGAACGGAGTCatacagctgtaaaaaaaaataaataagaataataataaacatttgtgTCGAATTATGTacatttacttcctgttaaTAGGAAGGGTTGTAAACTCTGGTTAGCATTGTGAAGCATACTAAACATAGCACACTAGACTGGGATGGTAAAATCTTACACCTGCAAAGCACATGTCAGCCATTCTGTTaagagcatgttagcatgctgctTAAATTAGCAAAACAGAGCTCCCATCATGGCTGTAAACCACAGAGTGTATTATGGATGACGAACTAGGGCTTGGTGTATTGATCAATATATCAATAGTATCGCTACCaaggtatcggtatcggatcgacaCTAGCAGGTTGAGAtagatacttttgttacagtttctcctTTGTACTTCAATTTAAGGTATCGGTATCTGTATTGGCGATACTAGCTTTGTATTTACTTGGTTTCGGATTGATACCAAAATTCAaagtatcgcccacccctatgAGAAACAGCTCCTCAtagtgaagtgaagccaaagtaaggAGAGCTCAATGCTACAGACATTTAACCTGAGGCAAACGATGGCTCGGCAGACAGCCAGCACCCTTTTGCCACACATCAACCATAGCCTTGATGTTTATTTAAACCTTCACAGTGAtgtttttggagccagcctcaattCCTGCTCTTGTCGCTACCGTGTTGGCTCAACTTTTCATTGATGGAATTGCTCAATCAGGTTGTTTACCCTAGAAGCGTTTTACTTTGACTCACCATTGCCCACGGCCCATTAGCAAGCTTGCCATTCTCAGTGAAGCACTGAATGATCACTTTGATGAACTCATCGTCGTACTCGTAGCGCGTACCTAGCAGAACCTGACAGATGATGTTGGAGGACGCGTTGTGAAACATGACTTGAGGACTAAAGGTTTTGCCTGTAAAACAAAACGCAAACTAATGAAAGTCACAGCATTGtgcgaaaaaacaaaacaaaaaatgaggaACAAGAAATTACATACCGATGTTCTCTTCTAGTGTTTTAATGGTGTACTCAATCTCTCCATGAATTCTGTCCTCCATTGAAGTCTTCCCCAGGCCGAAGTTCCTCAAAGTCATCAGAGCAAAGCGGCGATGTTCCTTCCAAACAGGACCATAATCAGCTAGAATCACTCCTATAACAGACgcaccaacacaaacatctAATGAAATAATTTTCCTAAATGTCACTGTCATGTGTGATCAGTACAGTTTTGTTCTGGAGCtaattttttgtctgttttgtgaTTTAATCTCCAAAGAGCTTTTAAGagaatttaaacaaaataacactCAAGTGTCTTAATAACTATAGAATTAGGTGCCTTGTGGTGTTAGCATAGTGATTTAAATATGAAGAGCTGGATCACAGTAACATGTTACAGGATATTGATTGTGATCTGCACATTTGCAGTTTATTTCTGCTCTTCATGAAGACTGGTCTACACggcctcgttttattttcatttggcAACATGCATGTGAACCAGATATAAGAACAATTACGCACAAGTGATAAAAtctgtgttaatgtttaatCACAACCTTTCCTTAGAAAGCAAGCAGAAGTAAAGTCTTTTGGATTAATATAATGCCAACTTTCACAGCATTCATTGTTTAAATTTACTCACAATGTAgtagttttaaaaaatggatCTGAGTGTGAAGTTACTATTGTATTTAGCCTATAAATCCCAATAGGAAGTTGgtttaacattaaacatttaacattaaaaccacaggtgaaataaataatattgaccatcttgtgacaatacaatgttctgctatGAAACTTGTGGAGACCTGGCATTAGCGTGcatgacatgtaccacccacctagaccagccCAGGCACACCCAACCTATAACAATGACAtcccttgacggcagcagcatATTATTATGGTCATTattaatgttatgtctgatgggTGCAACTTCACCAAGTAAGTGATCATCTACATCAtgtgcagtattttaaatatatactaAACAGTGCAAAGTCCTTACAGACTCTTCTCATGGCTGGTACTATCGATACCAATGACCAGATAAGACTGCAGATGTGTTgaatacagatgtttttcattCCCCTTCCTTTTCTGTTCAATCTTCACACAGTgtgatattttatatatatatatatatatacatagagagagagagagagagacatatatatatatatattgttagtTTTGTTTGCCTTCTGAAAAATTCGCATAAGGTAAAAAGTTTTCCCCTTTTCCCTGCCTGTTATGGCTTGTTTCCTAATTCCAGCAAACCCACGATTTCTTTTGTGTGCGGCTGACTTTCCAAGAAAAACATCAGCTACACTATGACCATACTTTTTATTTCAGGTTAAACTGGTTACTGTCTAATCTGTGACTTCATCTACTCGCTGTACactcaaaacagaaatgcaggTTTATCGATTATAGTTTCACACTTGCACTTAATTAGTTTGTTCTGAAATTCATTTATTGGCAATACACTGTACTCTAGATTTGGACTTTTTAGTTCTATGTAGTTCAGCTCTTTTAAGGACTCAGTTAGTGCTTGagtttgttgattttcttttttctagaCTGTTTTATCCCTGACAGAAGTAAATGCTGATAAGGAGGATATTATTGACagagttattttaattatatttgtttaacctacttcctaatattgtttgggtctctcttgtgcctccagaacagttgtgactcatcagagaatggacatgggcctttttttttagttgttcctaaactgtttttgtgtgtgttatcaaCGATTGTCGTTGCTTTGGGGTcggtggtgcctggtctggtctaggtgggcgctacatttctacgtaacatccacacgaagtcgggtccaaaagattcccagtAGATTCCCAGCtgtattgttacaagatggtcaatgttatttacttcacctgccagtggtcataatgttctgtcTGATTGGTGCAATCATACGAGCTGTAATGTACCTCTCCTCCTGGTGACAATGTTAACATACAGGTCTTGGGGTCGTCCAGCAAAATCAACAGCCTTGATCACTATGGCCTCCTTGATGGCCTTCATCCCATTGATGACTACAGCTGGTTTGGAACCAATGAAGAGACTGTAGACGTCTCCATAAGCGTTCCTCAGCTGGGATGGATGAAACATGTCAAAACAACAGTTAAAATTACATGCATGATAGCACAGATGGATGTTACTCTCTCTGAACACTGCTTCTGTAATGGGACGCAATCGTTTTTATGGGTTTATTTACAGTGAACACCACAGATTAAACCCCTTTAACCTACACTGGTTTATCAACAAGTGAAGGTGGGGCACATCCAGCTCACATGACTTGTGCTATTAACTTGGTTCATGTGACTACCTCTTGTGTAATCGCATACTGTACAAACGTACTACAAAAGGTACTACAGTAGCATAATGTATCATTTCCCAAAtacagttttctgtgtttttttttcattgtctaaaatttaaaatttcaacATTGAAAGTGTGACTGCCAGGAGAAAAACGAAGCAGTGGATACAAATGTTAGTATCTAACCATTTagacatatttaataataatgtaatacattttatttgtatagggCTTTTCAaagctcaaagacactttataGACATAAAagcatacacacaaaaagaaaactttatacacattaaataaacaatgaatgaaataagagGACAGTTGAAATGAACATAGTGTAGAGGCTACACGTTAAAAGCAGTCTTAAAGAGATGAGTTTTTAAAAGGGATTTGAATGTGTTGGGGTCACAGCAGTTTCTGATGGGGGGTGGCAGGGAGTTCCAGAGGGTGGGAGCAGCAGCATAGAAGGCTCTGTAAGTATTAACTCTAGCAATTTCATTCTACTTTAAAGCATGTAAAGATCAATCAGTATCGTTCATTTGAGGAGTTTTCTTACCCTCTCAAAATCTTTCAAGGGGTTCTCCAGGCTCAGGTGCAAAGTGTTACCCAATATGGGCAGGGCAATGGGTCCTGGTGGAAAGTTCTTCGGCCTCCGGGATTTGAATTGAAGCACGATGAAGAAAATGCAGAGCCATACCAGGACTAGTGAAACAAACATCTTGAGACCGACTGGACTGAGGTGAAGTGAAAAGGTTAGATGGGCTGAGTTTGTATAAAAGGGACAGCTCAGCTCTTAGCCCTTCCCTTTTCTGTCCTAACCTAACCTCTCCGTTTAAAGATTAGAGAGGGCAGATAAAGGCAAAGGGAGAGGGCCAGTTTAAAGTATCCGTATCTTCTTTTAGCTTTGAGAATTTAACAAAAGGGCATCATAACAAAACACTAAAGCCTGTATGTTGGCTCGGTGCATCGGGGCTGAGCTGAATACTAAGGCAGAAAAGAGAATCACTCCCAAGAAACTTCTGCAGTGTCAAAAAGGTGTGTTTGTTCCAAGTCTGCTGAGGCAATAGTGTGGGGGATTTGCTAGCGCCTCCATGTGaccaaaacacaacatgtgCTTTATACACACTGCAGATTGCCTGCACTACACAGTTGAAACTTTATATTCCATATTAATAATGAAGGAGCAGTTTCACCTTTTTGTCACACTCTTCAAATGTCTAGAGTAGCTCCCTACAGAGCCCTTCATGtctctcaaataaaaacaggaaacacaagaaaaaacaaagttacagaaaaaattattaattaaataattaattaattaaaaagcacAGTGAACTAAgtactgagtctggcatcttcactccatatgcacaatattataagtGACTATGTTAATaccataggtgttatttgtcagctttaggtaaagtagtggaaatgaggtgttgttataAAAAGAtgtaagactattataaacgaATATGAG is part of the Mugil cephalus isolate CIBA_MC_2020 chromosome 10, CIBA_Mcephalus_1.1, whole genome shotgun sequence genome and encodes:
- the LOC125014980 gene encoding cytochrome P450 2F2-like, whose product is MFVSLVLVWLCIFFIVLQFKSRRPKNFPPGPIALPILGNTLHLSLENPLKDFERLRNAYGDVYSLFIGSKPAVVINGMKAIKEAIVIKAVDFAGRPQDLYVNIVTRRRGVILADYGPVWKEHRRFALMTLRNFGLGKTSMEDRIHGEIEYTIKTLEENIGKTFSPQVMFHNASSNIICQVLLGTRYEYDDEFIKVIIQCFTENGKLANGPWAMLYDSVPLIRYLPLPFNKGFENFELFDKLLLPMLAEHKKTRVPGEPRDFVDCYLDELEKRGDDTTFSEDKLIGNVLDLYFAGTDTTSNTLLTAFLYLMNYPHIQERCQQEIDRVLDGKFRVSFEDRHNMPYVQAVIHEVQRIANTVPLSVFHATTKDVELMGYSIPKGTMIIENLTSVLNEEGQWKFPHEFNPENFLNDQGDFVKPDAFMPFSAGSRVCLGESLARMELFLIIVTLLRKFKFVWPKDAGKPDYTPVYGVTLTPKPYHMKVQLRAGNSG